The Miscanthus floridulus cultivar M001 chromosome 17, ASM1932011v1, whole genome shotgun sequence genome has a window encoding:
- the LOC136515449 gene encoding uncharacterized protein, with the protein MAIKSQVLADFIAEWTKVQMPPTVVDHEYWTVYFDRSLMKKGVGTGLVFGSLLGVRMRYMVHLHFPSSNNLAEYEALINGLRIAIELGIRRLDVRGDSQLVVDQVMKESSCHDAKMATYYREVLQLEDKFDGLKLNHIPRRLNKAADA; encoded by the coding sequence atggccatcaagtcccaggtgttggctgatttcatcgcagaatggaccaaggtccaaatgccaccaacgGTTGTCGACCATGAGTACTGGACGGTGTACTTCGacagatcgctgatgaagaaaggcgtcggCACGGGGCTGGTCTTCGGTTCGTTgctcggggtacgcatgaggtacatggttcacctccatttcccctcctctaaTAAtctggccgaatatgaggcgctcatcaatggcctgcgcatcgccatcgagctgggcatccgacgcctcgatgtcCGAGGTGACTCCCAactggtcgtcgaccaagtcatgaaggagtcaagttgtcatgatgccaagatggctacatactaccgagaagtccttcagctggaggacaagttcgacggcctcaagCTCAACCACATTCCGAGGCGCCTCAACAAGGCAGCCGATGCATAG
- the LOC136515450 gene encoding uncharacterized protein has protein sequence MPLGQIDLPITFRGPSNYRTETLIFEVVGLHRTYHAILGRPCYAKFMAVPNNTYLKLKMPGPGGIITVGTSFQHAYECKVECCDHTATIIASEEFTAIRKEVAEEAPNPKRSIGSFEPVEGSNEVLIDPSSPKGKVVRIDTTLSSK, from the coding sequence atgccacttgggcagatcgatttgCCTATCACCTTCAggggtccatccaactataggacggagaccctcatcttcgaagtggttgggttacatagaacctaccacgccatcctaggacgaccatgctacgcgaagttcatggccgtccccaacaacacctacctcaagctaaagatgccgggcccaGGTGGGatcatcaccgttggcacctccttccagcatgcctacgaatgcaaggtcgagtgctgcgatcacACCGCAAcaatcatcgcctccgaagagttcacggccatcaggaaggaggttgccgaagaagcacccaaccccaagcgGTCGATCGGGTCTTTCGAGCCAGTGGAGGGCTCCAacgaggtcctcatagaccctagtagcCCTAAGGGCAAGGTGGTGCGCATCgacaccacactttcctccaaatag